One region of Nycticebus coucang isolate mNycCou1 chromosome 10, mNycCou1.pri, whole genome shotgun sequence genomic DNA includes:
- the SDHAF1 gene encoding succinate dehydrogenase assembly factor 1, mitochondrial, producing the protein MSRPSRLQRQVLSLYRELLRAGRGKPGAEARVRAEFRQHASLPRTDVLRIEYLYRRGQRQLELLRSGHATAMGTFVRPRGPTEGFGGAGAPETPSDDGNGPNNPHDGTGAPKTRPDGR; encoded by the coding sequence ATGAGCCGGCCCAGCCGCCTGCAGAGACAGGTTCTAAGCCTGTACCGCGAGTTGCTGCGCGCCGGACGAGGGAAGCCCGGCGCCGAGGCACGAGTGCGGGCCGAGTTCCGCCAGCACGCCTCCCTGCCTCGCACCGACGTACTGCGCATCGAGTACCTGTACCGCCGCGGCCAGCGCCAGCTCGAGCTGCTGCGCTCCGGCCACGCCACGGCCATGGGCACCTTCGTACGACCGCGGGGCCCGACCGAGGGGTTTGGGGGTGCTGGAGCCCCGGAGACCCCGTCTGACGACGGTAACGGTCCAAACAACCCTCACGACGGAACGGGGGCACCAAAGACGCGGCCCGACGGACGGTGA